One Salvia splendens isolate huo1 chromosome 12, SspV2, whole genome shotgun sequence genomic window carries:
- the LOC121757209 gene encoding uncharacterized protein LOC121757209, protein MRRSVNGPDAMETINAAASAIVSGETRGHHTSAQKRRWGSFWSLYWCFGSPKNKRIGHAILVPESSASGADSTRAEHSSQPPSIVFPFVAPPSSPVSFLPSETPSATQSPSGILSMTSVSANMYSPGPASMFAIGPYAHETQLVSPPVFSTFTTEPSTAPYTPPPESVHMTTPSSPEVPFARLLEPNLQNGQRYPFSQYEFQSYQLQPGSPVSHLISPSSGISGSGTSSPFLDCEFAAAGHPFFLEFKTGNPPKLLELDKIVLREWESHQASGAITPDAVGPIPRDNHLLNRQDSDSGNRLQNEESAVSHRVSFEITDEEVIRCVEKKPQSNSSSQHMSGWLEKANAGESSRKRGEAEEGEVEGGHQKKRTITLGSSKEFNFENMDEASMGSSEWFVGEEGGGHSEKWSFFPMMQTGVS, encoded by the exons ATGAGAAGAAGCGTGAATGGACCCGACGCGATGGAGACGATTAACGCCGCCGCCTCGGCGATCGTATCTGGGGAGACGCGCGGCCATCATACTTCTGCTCAG AAAAGAAGGTGGGGAAGCTTCTGGAGTCTTTACTGGTGTTTTGGGTCGCCCAAGAATAAGCGAATCGGGCATGCCATTCTTGTTCCTGAAAGTAGTGCCTCAGGGGCTGATTCCACCAGAGCTGAACATTCATCCCAACCGCCTTCTATAGTATTTCCTTTTGTCGCGCCTCCTTCGTCTCCTGTATCTTTCCTTCCTTCAGAAACTCCTTCTGCTACTCAGTCACCGAGTGGCATATTATCAATGACATCTGTATCAGCAAACATGTATTCTCCTGGTCCTGCCTCTATGTTTGCAATCGGACCTTATGCTCACGAGACCCAGTTAGTTTCTCCTCCAGTCTTTTCTACATTCACCACAGAGCCATCTACTGCCCCCTACACGCCTCCCCCTGAGTCTGTCCACATGACCACACCATCCTCTCCTGAGGTGCCGTTTGCAAGACTTCTTGAACCCAACCTCCAGAATGGTCAGAGATACCCTTTTTCGCAGTATGAATTTCAGTCTTATCAGCTTCAACCTGGCAGTCCAGTAAGCCATCTGATCTCACCAAGCTCGGGCATCTCCGGTTCAGGCACGTCGTCACCTTTCCTCGACTGTGAATTTGCAGCTGCTGGTCATCCCTTTTTCCTAGAGTTCAAAACTGGTAACCCTCCTAAACTTCTGGAACTCGACAAGATTGTCCTTCGCGAATGGGAGTCTCATCAAGCATCTGGTGCAATAACTCCAGATGCTGTGGGGCCCATACCACGGGACAACCACCTACTGAACCGTCAAGATTCCGACAGTGGCAATAGATTGCAAAACGAGGAGAGTGCAGTGAGTCATAGGGTTTCATTCGAGATAACGGATGAGGAAGTGATAAGATGCGTGGAAAAGAAGCCCCAGTCAAATTCAAGCTCACAACACATGAGCGGGTGGTTAGAAAAGGCAAACGCAGGAGAAAGCTCGAGAAAGAGAGGGGAGGCAGAGGAGGGGGAGGTGGAAGGAGGGCATCAGAAGAAGCGAACGATCACTCTAGGATCGAGCAAGGAATTCAACTTTGAGAACATGGACGAAGCAAGCATGGGGTCGTCGGAGTGGTTTGTTGGGGAGGAGGGAGGAGGACATAGCGAGAAGTGGTCGTTCTTCCCGATGATGCAGACGGGGGTGAGCTAG